One genomic window of Bradyrhizobium sp. B124 includes the following:
- a CDS encoding uracil-DNA glycosylase, with the protein MTPEPTPTLQQLLAFYLEAGVDCALGDEPINRLEEPEPVPAPAAPRPAALNPLRPPPMPVVPRSEITIAPDAAIASAREAARTAPTLEALRTLMETFDGCALKHTATRLVFADGNPQARVMFVGEAPGRDEDIDGLPFVGRSGKLLDRMIAAIGLDRSKAYIANVIPWRPPGNRTPTPQETQVCLPFIQRHIELVNPDVLVTLGNPSTQALLGTREGIMRTRGKWIDYDTGTRTIRAVATFHPAYLLRSPSYKRLSWQDLRAIAKVLAS; encoded by the coding sequence CTGACGCCCGAGCCCACCCCTACACTGCAGCAATTGCTGGCCTTTTACCTCGAGGCCGGGGTCGATTGCGCGCTTGGCGACGAGCCGATCAACCGGCTGGAAGAGCCCGAGCCAGTTCCCGCCCCCGCCGCGCCGCGTCCAGCCGCACTCAATCCGCTGCGCCCGCCACCGATGCCGGTCGTTCCGCGCAGCGAAATCACCATCGCGCCGGACGCCGCAATCGCCTCCGCGCGCGAGGCCGCACGCACCGCGCCGACGCTTGAGGCCTTGCGCACGCTGATGGAGACATTCGACGGCTGCGCGCTGAAGCACACCGCGACCCGGCTGGTGTTCGCCGATGGCAATCCGCAGGCGCGCGTGATGTTCGTCGGCGAGGCGCCGGGCCGCGACGAGGACATCGATGGACTGCCGTTCGTCGGCCGCTCCGGCAAGCTGCTCGACCGCATGATCGCGGCGATCGGGCTCGACCGCAGCAAAGCCTATATCGCCAACGTCATTCCGTGGCGGCCGCCGGGCAACCGGACGCCGACGCCGCAGGAGACGCAGGTGTGCCTGCCCTTCATCCAGCGCCATATCGAGCTGGTGAATCCCGACGTGCTGGTGACACTCGGCAATCCGTCGACGCAGGCATTGCTCGGCACGCGCGAGGGCATCATGCGCACGCGCGGCAAATGGATCGATTACGACACTGGCACGCGCACGATCCGCGCCGTCGCCACCTTCCATCCGGCCTACCTGCTGCGCTCGCCGTCGTACAAGAGATTGTCGTGGCAGGATTTGCGCGCGATCGCGAAGGTGCTTGCTTCGTAG
- a CDS encoding glycosyltransferase family 39 protein, translated as MRFTSLVVELIRARPRLVVWVVVLVQAAIWLLLPLIFYGSPPGNLATVLAFGREYQVGTDMGPPLSFWLADIAFRAAGNHVFGVYLLAQVCEIATFIAFYQLARAIVGGPQGVLAVLLSMTVVVFSSPSVEFGPLILARPLWALLLLHSWQLIGQNRRAAWFAWSIDCGLLLLTTPAALGMILLVVGFALATERGRRTLRAVDPLYALLVIIVLALPYLIWLVRADVLALPALPAAADLKARALRWGVVLGGLIVATAGIVVLAILNSRWFARDREDAPIIYRPPVSPLAQHFVYFFAFAPAIVSSFVSGLFDLDRAFGGAGVALLMSGLAVVVATGDLIHLRRQRLLRSVWAFAVAAPAAVALAAALFLPWTSTTEVPTSLPAAAMGRFFDDSYERRTNQRLRAVAGDPELASLIAMNGRRPHLLLDAAPQRTPWLSVAKFNETGGVVVWRAQDTAGTPPPELAQRFPGLVPEVPRSFDRLVNGRQPVLRIGWAIVRPKG; from the coding sequence GGTGCTGGTGCAGGCCGCGATCTGGCTGCTTCTGCCGCTGATCTTCTACGGCAGCCCGCCCGGCAATCTCGCCACCGTCCTCGCCTTCGGCCGTGAGTATCAGGTCGGCACCGACATGGGGCCGCCGCTTTCGTTCTGGCTCGCCGACATCGCCTTCCGCGCCGCCGGCAATCACGTGTTCGGTGTCTATCTGCTGGCGCAGGTCTGCGAGATCGCCACCTTCATCGCCTTCTACCAATTGGCGCGCGCCATCGTCGGCGGCCCGCAGGGCGTGCTGGCGGTGCTGCTGTCGATGACGGTCGTGGTGTTTTCCTCGCCAAGCGTCGAGTTCGGCCCGCTGATCCTGGCGCGTCCGCTGTGGGCGCTCCTGCTGCTGCATTCCTGGCAGCTGATCGGGCAGAACCGGCGCGCCGCCTGGTTCGCCTGGTCGATCGATTGCGGCCTGCTGCTGCTGACGACGCCGGCAGCGCTCGGCATGATCCTGCTCGTGGTCGGCTTTGCGCTCGCAACCGAGCGCGGGCGACGCACGCTGCGCGCGGTCGATCCGCTCTATGCGCTGCTGGTCATCATCGTGCTGGCGCTGCCCTATCTGATCTGGCTGGTCCGCGCCGACGTGCTGGCGCTGCCGGCCTTGCCCGCGGCTGCCGATCTCAAGGCGCGCGCGCTGCGCTGGGGCGTCGTGCTCGGCGGGCTGATCGTGGCGACCGCCGGAATCGTGGTGCTGGCGATCCTCAATTCGCGCTGGTTCGCCCGCGACCGTGAGGATGCCCCGATCATCTACCGTCCGCCGGTCAGTCCGCTGGCGCAGCACTTCGTTTATTTCTTCGCGTTTGCGCCGGCGATCGTGAGCAGCTTCGTCTCCGGGCTGTTCGATCTGGATCGCGCCTTCGGCGGCGCCGGCGTGGCGCTGCTGATGTCGGGGCTCGCGGTCGTCGTCGCGACCGGCGATCTGATCCATCTCAGGCGGCAGCGGCTGTTGCGCTCGGTGTGGGCCTTCGCTGTCGCGGCGCCTGCCGCGGTCGCACTGGCGGCGGCGCTGTTCCTGCCCTGGACCAGCACCACCGAGGTGCCGACCTCGCTCCCGGCAGCCGCGATGGGACGCTTCTTCGACGACAGCTATGAACGCCGCACCAACCAGCGCCTGCGCGCGGTCGCCGGCGATCCAGAGCTCGCCAGCCTGATCGCGATGAACGGGCGCCGTCCGCATCTTTTGCTCGACGCCGCGCCGCAACGGACGCCGTGGCTGTCGGTCGCAAAGTTCAACGAGACCGGCGGCGTCGTGGTCTGGCGCGCGCAGGACACCGCCGGCACGCCGCCGCCCGAACTCGCGCAACGCTTCCCCGGCCTGGTGCCGGAAGTGCCGCGCTCGTTCGACCGGCTGGTCAATGGCCGGCAGCCGGTTCTGCGGATCGGCTGGGCGATCGTGCGGCCGAAGGGGTAG